A single Anas platyrhynchos isolate ZD024472 breed Pekin duck chromosome 17, IASCAAS_PekinDuck_T2T, whole genome shotgun sequence DNA region contains:
- the ABCF1 gene encoding LOW QUALITY PROTEIN: ATP-binding cassette sub-family F member 1 (The sequence of the model RefSeq protein was modified relative to this genomic sequence to represent the inferred CDS: deleted 1 base in 1 codon): MPKGARPAAARQEEWRGEGEGQEQPVKKGRKDRRGKKSFFEELAEDEKPAPSEAPPPPEKEAQPQQASRRKRERRKERRRPGAEPEPEEEELSRRLRELAAPAEEEEEEEEAPAPRKGGRRRKGGNVFAALNQEQSEEEEEEEAEGPRAGKGKSNKKEEEEDGRKKKNRKNEKNKGRRPQGKAAEEEEDEGSEEDAGPKGGKNKFSALGDEEEEEEEAEERQKGDEAVSEEEEEEEAGRKAEPDARVSKKEKKKLKKQMEYERQVATMKAAAAGDDFSVSQAELSSRQAMLENASDIKLEKFSISAHGKELFVNADLYIVAGRRYGLVGPNGKGKTTLLKHIANRALSIPPNIDVLLCEQEVVADDTPAVQAVLRADTKRLRLLEEEKRLQALLEGGDDAAAERLEKVYEELRAIGAAAAEAKARRILAGLGFNPEMQNRATRKFSGGWRMRVSLARALFMEPTLLMLDEPTNHLDLNAVIWLNNYLQTWKKTLLVVSHDQGFLDDVCTDIIHLDAQRLFYYRGNYMTFKKMYQQKQKELLKQFEKQEKKLRDLKAGGKSTKQAEKQTKEALTRKQQKCRRKTAAEEAAEAPELLKRPREYTVRFTFPNPPPLSPPILGLHGVDFGYEGQELLFRNLDFGIDMDSRICIVGPNGVGKSTLLLLLTGQLTPTRGEMRRNHRLKVGFFNQQAAEQLRLEETAAEYLQRGFNLPHQDARKCLGRFGLEGHAHTLQIAKLSGGQKARVVFAELACREPDVLILDEPTNNLDIESIDALADAINEYRGAVIVVSHDARLITETACQLWVVEERGLSQIDGDFDDYKREVLEALGEVVISRPRD; the protein is encoded by the exons ATGCCGAAGGGAGCTCGGCCGGCGGCGGCCCGGCAGGAGGAATGGCGGGGGGAGGGCGAGGGGCAGG AGCAACCGGTGAAGAAGGGCCGCAAGGACCGGCGGGGGAAGAAATCG TTCTTCGAGGAGCTGGCGGAGGACGAGAAGCCGGCCCCCAGCgaggccccgccgccccccgagAAGGAAGCGCAGCCCCAGCAG GCCTCCCGGAGGAAGCGGGAGCGGCGCAAGGAGCGGCGGCGCCCCGGGGCCGAGCCTGAGcccgaggaggaggagctgaGCCGGAGGCTGCGCGAGCTGGCGGCC CCAgccgaggaagaggaggaggaggaggaag CGCCAGCCCCGAGgaaaggggggaggaggaggaag GGCGGCAACGTCTTCGCGGCGCTGAACCAGGAGCagagcgaggaggaggaggaggaggaggccgaaGGGCCCCGGGCGGGGAAAGGGAAGAGCAAcaag aaggaggaagaggaggacgggaggaagaagaagaaccGCAAGAACGAGAAGAACAAGGGCAGGAGgccg cagggaaaagcagccgaggaggaggaggatgaaggctCCGAGGAAGACGCTGGCCCCAAAGGGGGGAAG aATAAATTTTCGGCTCTGggggatgaagaggaggaagaggaggaggccgaAGAGCGCCAGAAGGGCGACGAGGCT GTctccgaggaggaggaggaggaggaggccgggAGGAAGGCCGAGCCCGACGCCCGCGTGagcaaaaaagagaagaaaaagctcaAAAAACAG ATGGAGTACGAGCGGCAAGTGGCCACCAtgaaggcggcggcggcgggggacGACTTCTCCGTGTCCCAGGCCGAGCTCTCCTCGCGCCAAGCCATGCTGGAGAACGCCTCCGACATCAAG CTGGAGAAGTTCAGCATCTCGGCTCACGGCAAGGAGCTCTTCGTCAACGCCGACCTCTACATCGTGGCCGGCCGCCGCTACGGCCTCGTGGGGCCCAACGG CAAGGGCAAGACGACGCTGCTGAAGCACATCGCCAACCGCGCGCTCAGCATCCCCCCCAACATCGACGTGCTGCTCTGTGAGCAAG agGTGGTGGCCGACGACACGCCGGCGGTGCAGGCGGTGCTGCGCGCTGACACCAAGCGGCTgcggctgctggaggaggagaagcggctgcaggcgctgctggaaggAGGCGACGACGCCGCTGCCGAGCGCCTGGAGAag GTTTACGAGGAGCTGAGGGCGATCGGGGCGGCCGCCGCCGAGGCCAAAGCTCGCCGGATCCTCGCCGGTTTGGGTTTCAACCCCGAGATGCAAAACCGAGCCACCAGGAAATTTTCGGGGGGGTGGCGCATGAGGGTGTCCCTGGCCCG GGCGCTGTTCATGGAGCCGACGCTGCTGATGCTGGACGAGCCCACCAACCACCTGGACCTCAACGCCGTCATCTGGCTCAacaa ctacCTACAGACGTGGAAGAAGACGCTGCTGGTGGTGTCCCACGACCAGGGCTTCCTCGACGACGTCTGCACCGACATCATCCACCTGGACGCCCAGCGCCTCTTTTACTACCGGGGCAACTACA TGACCTTTAAGAAAATGTAccagcagaagcagaaggagctgctgaagcagtttgagaagcaggagaagaaactgcGCGACCTCAAAGCCGGCGGCAAATCCACCAAGCAAGCG GAGAAGCAGACGAAGGAGGCCCTGACCCGCAAGCAGCAGAAATGCCGGCGGAAGACGGCGGCCGAGGAGGCGGCCGAAGCCCCCGAGCTGCTCAAGAGACCCCGCGAGTACACCGTGCGCTTCACCTTCCCCAACCcgccccccctcagcccccccatcCTCGGCCTCCACG GCGTGGATTTTGGCTAcgaggggcaggagctgctcttcCGAAACCTCGATTTCGGCATCGACATGGACTCGAGGA tttGCATCGTGGGCCCCAACGGCGTGGGCAAgagcacgctgctgctgctgctgacggGGCAGCTGACACCG ACGCGGGGGGAGATGCGCAGGAACCACCGGCTG aagGTGGGCTTCTTCAACCAGCAGGCGGCCGAGCAGCTGCGGCTGGAGGAGACGGCGGCCGAGTACCTGCAGCGGGGCTTCAACCTCCCCCACCAGGACGCCCGAAAGTGTTTGGGGCGCTTCGGCCTCGAGGGCCACGCCCACACCCTGCAGATCGCCAAATTGTCGG GGGGGCAGAAGGCCCGGGTGGTGTTTGCGGAGCTGGCGTGCAGAGAGCCCGACGTCCTCATCCTG GACGAGCCCACCAACAACCTGGACATCGAATCCATCGACGCCTTGGCCGACGCCATCAACGAGTACCGGGGGG CCGTCATCGTGGTGAGCCACGACGCGCGGCTGATCACGGAGACGGCGTGCCAGCTCTGGGTGGTGGAGGAGCGGGGGCTGAGCCAAATCGACGGCGACTTCGACGACTACAAGCGCGAGGTGCTCGAGGCCCTGGGCGAGGTGGTCATCAGCCGGCCCCGCGATTGA